One Spinacia oleracea cultivar Varoflay chromosome 4, BTI_SOV_V1, whole genome shotgun sequence DNA segment encodes these proteins:
- the LOC110791075 gene encoding extensin: MADHSSMMSLLLMVILSSMAFTTKSQRQMLMPPAPAPAPAFQPDQVLSLALFFLNIFQAGPPPTLTAVAPPRTTMPPPQTPRRVSPPPPSPTMEPPTNNFHPPPLPPPDTEFSPPPTPETADNPQFSPPPPPTPETADNPQLSPPQTFDPPTPGSETPMDDYQPPTDEPMNNSNPQPSPEFKPPAPESETPDNDVQPPPEPTTASNPPPAPEPPTPDNDIQPPPEPMTASNPPPAPEPPTPDNDIQPPPMQMDLAPPPPSGNPPEDDITSPPPPED, translated from the coding sequence ATGGCAGATCATAGTAGTATGATGAGTTTGCTATTAATGGTAATATTATCAAGTATGGCTTTCACTACCAAATCCCAACGTCAAATGCTCATGCCACCTGCTCCCGCGCCAGCCCCGGCATTTCAACCTGATCAAGTCCTTAGTTTGGCATTATTTTTCCTAAACATTTTCCAAGCAGGTCCACCCCCAACTCTAACGGCGGTGGCCCCTCCACGAACTACTATGCCTCCTCCACAAACTCCAAGGAGGGTATCACCTCCACCACCATCTCCGACCATGGAGCCACCCACGAATAATTTCCATCCACCACCACTGCCACCGCCAGACACTGAATTCTCGCCACCGCCAACACCAGAGACCGCCGACAATCCACAGTTCTCACCACCGCCACCGCCAACACCAGAGACCGCTGACAATCCACAGTTATCACCGCCGCAAACATTTGACCCCCCTACACCAGGATCCGAAACCCCAATGGATGACTATCAACCACCAACAGATGAACCTATGAATAATTCCAATCCACAGCCATCGCCAGAGTTCAAACCCCCCGCACCAGAATCCGAAACCCCAGATAACGATGTTCAGCCACCACCAGAACCTACGACTGCTTCGAATCCACCCCCTGCACCAGAACCTCCAACCCCAGATAACGATATTCAACCACCACCAGAACCTATGACTGCTTCGAATCCACCCCCTGCACCAGAACCTCCAACCCCAGATAACGATATTCAACCACCGCCAATGCAAATGGACCTCGCCCCTCCTCCGCCTAGTGGGAATCCTCCCGAAGATGATATTACATCTCCCCCGCCCCCAGAAGACTAG
- the LOC130472212 gene encoding vegetative cell wall protein gp1-like, with product MAGYSSLVSLLLMVVLASMAFTTKSQSQLTMPPAPAPAIHPDEVLSLALFFVNIFERGSPPTPTVVPPPPITIPPPQIPTIVPPPPITIPPPQIPMMVPPPPTTIPPPSTPRGVSPPPPPPTMKDFLPPPLPPQPPTPFIAPPVPPDIDFQPPTDPPEHAIPSPNSPESPVPEAPPSSPPSPITLPPPPAPKTAPNPPPSPSLPPPPAPRTAPNPPPSPSLPPPRGDSPENDITPPPSPED from the coding sequence ATGGCAGGTTATAGTAGTCTGGTGAGTTTGCTATTAATGGTAGTACTTGCAAGTATGGCTTTCACCACCAAATCCCAATCTCAACTGACCATGCCACCTGCACCAGCCCCAGCAATTCATCCTGATGAAGTATTAAGTTTGGCATTATTTTTTGTTAACATTTTCGAACGAGGTTCACCACCAACTCCAACGGTGGTGCCCCCTCCACCAATCACGATTCCTCCTCCACAAATTCCAACGATAGTGCCCCCTCCACCAATCACGATTCCTCCTCCACAAATTCCAATGATGGTGCCCCCTCCACCAACCACGATTCCTCCTCCATCAACTCCAAGAGGGGTgtcccctccaccaccacctccaaccATGAAAGATTTCCTTCCACCACCATTGCCACCGCAACCGCCAACACCGTTCATCGCTCCCCCTGTACCACCAGATATTGACTTTCAACCACCAACAGATCCACCTGAGCATGCTATTCCATCGCCAAATTCACCTGAATCTCCAGTCCCGGAGGCCCCTCCCAGTTCACCGCCTTCTCCCATTACACTGCCTCCACCGCCGGCACCAAAGACCGCTCCCAATCCACCACCTTCACCGAGTCTTCCTCCACCGCCGGCACCAAGGACTGCTCCCAATCCACCACCTTCACCTAGTCTTCCTCCGCCTCGTGGGGATTCTCCGGAAAATGATATTACACCGCCCCCGTCACCAGAAGACTAG
- the LOC110791092 gene encoding uncharacterized protein, with protein sequence MGFKNVASLLLLTMLATIALTSKSQYLEISNDQLIHSQPSGLVHQAVAETLPRRPTRVLKTLGRRRRPPVRRPPAPNHAVHVYFSPPSPPTPPPPPPPICRPISQSHDHPQSLKSQGKRSYLP encoded by the exons ATGGGGTTCAAAAATGTGGCAAGTCTGCTATTACTAACCATGCTAGCCACTATAGCCTTGACATCCAAGTCCCAATACCTCGAGATTTCAAACGACCAATTAATACACTCTCAACCAAGTGGGTTAGTTCACCAAGCAGTGGCAGAGACCCTCCCAAGACGACCCACGAGGGTGCTTAAGACTCTTGGCAGACGGCGGAGACCACCAGTCCGCAGACCACCAGCACCTAACCATGCAGTACACGTTTATTTCTCACCACCATCTCCACCAACtccccctcctcctcctcctcctatcTGCAG ACCAATCAGTCAAAGCCATGATCATCCGCAAAGCTTAAAAAGTCAAGGGAAGAGAAGCTATCTGCCATAA
- the LOC110791090 gene encoding protein-S-isoprenylcysteine O-methyltransferase A: MSELFSDTSCRQLSQFIVAIIFFHVSEYILAVCSQGRSNVTLKSLLISKNYVVAMICSLLEYWLEITFFPGLKEYWWVSNSGLFMVVFGETIRKVAMVTAGHAFTHLIKTHHEEQHRLITHGIYGFVRHPGYCGFFIWSVGTQIMLLNPICTLAFAVVVWKFFAGRIPYEEFFLRQFFDDEYEEYAQRVPSGVPFVK, encoded by the coding sequence ATGAGCGAACTCTTCAGTGACACTTCGTGCAGACAACTATCTCAATTTATTGTtgctataattttttttcatgttTCGGAGTATATTCTAGCCGTCTGTAGTCAAGGGAGATCAAATGTGACTCTGAAATCTCTTTTGATCAGCAAaaattatgttgtggcaatgatATGCTCGTTGCTTGAGTACTGGCTTGAAATCACCTTTTTTCCCGGATTGAAAGAGTATTGGTGGGTAAGCAACTCAGGCCTTTTCATGGTTGTCTTTGGAGAAACGATACGGAAAGTGGCAATGGTAACAGCTGGTCATGCTTTCACACATTTGATTAAAACCCATCATGAGGAGCAACACAGACTAATAACTCACGGAATTTATGGATTTGTGAGGCATCCAGGTTATTGCGGCTTTTTCATCTGGTCAGTTGGCACTCAGATTATGCTGTTGAATCCCATTTGTACCCTAGCATTTGCTGTGGTTGTTTGGAAGTTCTTTGCTGGACGCATACCATATGAAGAATTTTTCTTGAGACAGTTTTTTGATGATGAATATGAAGAGTATGCTCAAAGGGTCCCGTCTGGTGTACCATTTGTGAAGTGA
- the LOC130472367 gene encoding uncharacterized protein has product MILGSMFSLLLAFWAPKWTTLLKIGGEAEVVMKEVEQAAEVVEKVATVVEKVSEEMANKLPDDNKIKEAALVIEHISQEAAKDAHIAEQIIHKVEKIKQDLEDVEETIEPIIEEIERHKKV; this is encoded by the exons ATGATTTTGGGCTCGATGTTTTCTCTTCTTCTAGCATTTTGGGCACCTAAATGGACAACTCTGCTCAAAATTGGAG GAGAGGCGGAAGTAGTGATGAAAGAAGTAGAACAAGCGGCGGAAGTAGTGGAGAAGGTGGCAACGGTGGTGGAGAAAGTATCGGAAGAGATGGCTAATAAACTTCCAGATGATAACAAAATTAAGGAAGCAGCTTTGGTTATTGAGCATATTTCACAGGAGGCAGCCAAGGATGCACACATAGCTGAACAAATCATACACAAG GTGGAAAAGATTAAACAAGACCTTGAAGACGTGGAAGAGACAATAGAGCCCATTATTGAAGAAATTGAACGTCACAAGAAAGTCTAA
- the LOC130472213 gene encoding glycine-rich cell wall structural protein 1 produces MPIIVGGAGLGEGGGGISEGGGLEAISGGGNEGHGGVNNGGALGVCGGAGGGLGAVSGSGNGGGCTSGGGLIGGGCTAGGGLGASTGSSVGGLGAVPGSSGNRSGGGGGLGASTGSSGGGGGFFCSGSGGGLKVVSGTDGGLEVDSGTEGGGGLEVDSGTEGGGGLEAVSGAVGGEPAWKMFRKNNAKLSTSSGGNVGADAGGDGMVI; encoded by the exons ATGCCTATAATTGTTGGTGGGGCAGGACTAGGTGAAG GTGGAGGAGGAATAAGTGAAGGTGGTGGATTGGAAGCAATATCTGGTGGCGGTAATGAAGGTCACGGTGGTGTTAATAATGGTGGTGCATTGGGGGTCTGTGGTGGTGCTGGCGGTGGATTGGGAGCTGTCTCTGGTTCTGGCAATGGCGGTGGTTGCACCTCTGGCGGTGGATT AATTGGTGGTGGTTGCACTGCTGGCGGTGGATTGGGAGCTAGCACTGGTTCATCTGTCGGTGGATTGGGAGCTGTACCTGGTTCTTCTGGCAATAGaagtggcggtggtggtggatTGGGTGCTAGCACTGGTTCATCTGGCGGTGGTGGTGGATTCTTTTGTTCTGGTTCTGGGGGTGGATTGAAAGTTGTCTCTGGTACTGACGGTGGATTGGAAGTTGACTCTGGCACTGAGGGTGGTGGTGGATTGGAAGTTGACTCTGGCACTGAGGGTGGTGGTGGATTGGAAGCTGTCTCTGGTGCTGTTGGTGGTGAACCTGCTTGGAAAATGTTTAGAAAAAATAATGCCAAACTAAGTACTTCATCAGGTGGCAATGTTGGGGCTGACGCGGGCGGAGATGGCATGGTCATTTGA
- the LOC130472366 gene encoding uncharacterized protein isoform X2: MAKRNLDAKDLKENGEKRMRTIDSEGGSFKQKFERKEAKEGHTAVPNVRCCPEKILALTICLSEVQQQWVKEFGFEYLMHMDNFQVNRKLAYWLVSRFDPDKCKLKLRDDVSVDIFADDISWILGIPNDVLTVPIKCKDKESYKKELKIYRTKGGIDNTKVLSKFNNDMQKKEFQKLFLLYTLGNFLCPSQSNMISPQLLKTVLSIEDPAKYNWAQFVLDHLVVAIKKFKASVSKHKCNSTRKAGGFGGCIVFLLIYYLDRLDIKKSICWDNRARIVAWDRESMKEAIKADWDEKNGFGSGKLLCLNRFQYGSAHPTEPDRPLFKDVGMQNPLPLLTPKVKLTDLRYRNRARIMIDKKLEKVKQDANDQEILEQDVVKNVCQEQVDEEEYVVCAGKEDGNVKKINKDCDNLHDVGAIKGEVDTSIIVRKKIMATMSNKDYKILQYLRSHKKTKDEDIVAMFGVNHGKPLYYITKEEINSCLQVLKHVNSPSGTRKE; this comes from the exons ATGGCCAAAAGAAATCTAGATGCAAAAGATTTAAAAGAGAATGGTGAGAAAAG aATGAGAACTATTGATAGCGAAGGAGGAAGTTTTAAGCAGAagtttgaaagaaaagaagcaaaagaAGGTCATACGGCG GTACCTAATGTGAGGTGTTGTCCAGAAAAAATACTTGCACTAACAATTTGTTTGAGTGAAGTACAACAACAATGGGTAAAAGAATTTGGTTTTGAATATTTGATGCATATGGATAACTTTCAGGTGAATAGAAAACTTGCATATTGGCTAGTTAGTCGTTTCGATCCAGATAAATGCAAATTGAAATTAAGAGATGATGTTTCTGTCGATATATTTGCGGATGATATATCATGGATTTTAGGGATTCCTAATGATGTGTTGACAGTACCCATTAAATGTAAGGATAAAGAATCATACAAAAAAGAGCTCAAGATATATAGGACAAAAGGTGGGATTGATAATACAAAAGTTTTAAGTAAGTTTAACAACGACATGCAAAAAAAAGAGTTCCAGAAACTATTCCTTTTGTATACATTAGGAAATTTTCTTTGTCCTAGTCAGAGTAATATGATTAGCCCTCAGTTATTGAAAACTGTCTTAAGTATTGAAGATCCAGCCAAATATAATTGGGCTCAATTTGTTCTTGATCATCTTGTGGTGGCTATAAAGAAGTTTAAAGCGAGTGTTTCAAAACACAAGTGCAATAGCACACGTAAAGCGGGAGGATTTGGAGGATGCATTGTCTTTTTGCTC atCTACTATTTGGACCGCTTGGACATTAAAAAGTCGATTTGTTGGGATAATAGGGCTAGAATAGTTGCATGGGATCGGGAAAGTATGAAAGAGGCTATCAAAGCAGATTGGGATGAGAAGAACGGTTTCGGAAGTGGCAAG TTATTGTGTTTGAATAGATTTCAATATGGATCGGCACATCCTACTGAACCCGATAGACCCTTGTTTAAGGATGTAGGAATGCAGAATCCCTTGCCACTACTAACTCCGAAg GTTAAATTGACCGACTTACGATATCGAAATAGGGCAAGGATAATGATTGATAAAAAGTTGGAGAAAGTGAAACAAGATGCAAATGATCAGGAAATTCTGGAACAAGATGTTGTAAAAAATGTATGTCAGGAGCAAGTTGATGAAGAGGAATATGTAGTGTGTGCGGGTAAAGAAGATGGTaatgtaaagaaaataaataaggaTTGTGACAATTTACATGATGTTGGAGCCATTAAAGGGGAAGTTGATACATCAATAATTGTGAGAAAGAAGATAATGGCCACGATGTCCAATAAGGACTACAAGATCCTCCAATATTTAAGAAGtcacaaaaaaacaaaag ATGAAGATATTGTGGCAATGTTTGGAGTAAACCATGGAAAGCCACTTTATTATATAACCAAAGAAGAGATAAATTCTTGTCTTCAAGTCCTAAAGCATGTTAATAGTCCG AGTGGAACAAGGAAGGAGTAG
- the LOC130472366 gene encoding uncharacterized protein isoform X1: MAKRNLDAKDLKENGEKRMRTIDSEGGSFKQKFERKEAKEGHTAVPNVRCCPEKILALTICLSEVQQQWVKEFGFEYLMHMDNFQVNRKLAYWLVSRFDPDKCKLKLRDDVSVDIFADDISWILGIPNDVLTVPIKCKDKESYKKELKIYRTKGGIDNTKVLSKFNNDMQKKEFQKLFLLYTLGNFLCPSQSNMISPQLLKTVLSIEDPAKYNWAQFVLDHLVVAIKKFKASVSKHKCNSTRKAGGFGGCIVFLLIYYLDRLDIKKSICWDNRARIVAWDRESMKEAIKADWDEKNGFGSGKLLCLNRFQYGSAHPTEPDRPLFKDVGMQNPLPLLTPKVKLTDLRYRNRARIMIDKKLEKVKQDANDQEILEQDVVKNVCQEQVDEEEYVVCAGKEDGNVKKINKDCDNLHDVGAIKGEVDTSIIVRKKIMATMSNKDYKILQYLRSHKKTKDEDIVAMFGVNHGKPLYYITKEEINSCLQVLKHVNSPVVKTFMFLLNIEWNKEGVVKGGKYAFDPDVSVSMVWEPEVLHQMLGFSSSFPSLEVHHLHQMLGYPSSFPSLEFHLVTYELYSFHDLLYGRHLDYYT; encoded by the exons ATGGCCAAAAGAAATCTAGATGCAAAAGATTTAAAAGAGAATGGTGAGAAAAG aATGAGAACTATTGATAGCGAAGGAGGAAGTTTTAAGCAGAagtttgaaagaaaagaagcaaaagaAGGTCATACGGCG GTACCTAATGTGAGGTGTTGTCCAGAAAAAATACTTGCACTAACAATTTGTTTGAGTGAAGTACAACAACAATGGGTAAAAGAATTTGGTTTTGAATATTTGATGCATATGGATAACTTTCAGGTGAATAGAAAACTTGCATATTGGCTAGTTAGTCGTTTCGATCCAGATAAATGCAAATTGAAATTAAGAGATGATGTTTCTGTCGATATATTTGCGGATGATATATCATGGATTTTAGGGATTCCTAATGATGTGTTGACAGTACCCATTAAATGTAAGGATAAAGAATCATACAAAAAAGAGCTCAAGATATATAGGACAAAAGGTGGGATTGATAATACAAAAGTTTTAAGTAAGTTTAACAACGACATGCAAAAAAAAGAGTTCCAGAAACTATTCCTTTTGTATACATTAGGAAATTTTCTTTGTCCTAGTCAGAGTAATATGATTAGCCCTCAGTTATTGAAAACTGTCTTAAGTATTGAAGATCCAGCCAAATATAATTGGGCTCAATTTGTTCTTGATCATCTTGTGGTGGCTATAAAGAAGTTTAAAGCGAGTGTTTCAAAACACAAGTGCAATAGCACACGTAAAGCGGGAGGATTTGGAGGATGCATTGTCTTTTTGCTC atCTACTATTTGGACCGCTTGGACATTAAAAAGTCGATTTGTTGGGATAATAGGGCTAGAATAGTTGCATGGGATCGGGAAAGTATGAAAGAGGCTATCAAAGCAGATTGGGATGAGAAGAACGGTTTCGGAAGTGGCAAG TTATTGTGTTTGAATAGATTTCAATATGGATCGGCACATCCTACTGAACCCGATAGACCCTTGTTTAAGGATGTAGGAATGCAGAATCCCTTGCCACTACTAACTCCGAAg GTTAAATTGACCGACTTACGATATCGAAATAGGGCAAGGATAATGATTGATAAAAAGTTGGAGAAAGTGAAACAAGATGCAAATGATCAGGAAATTCTGGAACAAGATGTTGTAAAAAATGTATGTCAGGAGCAAGTTGATGAAGAGGAATATGTAGTGTGTGCGGGTAAAGAAGATGGTaatgtaaagaaaataaataaggaTTGTGACAATTTACATGATGTTGGAGCCATTAAAGGGGAAGTTGATACATCAATAATTGTGAGAAAGAAGATAATGGCCACGATGTCCAATAAGGACTACAAGATCCTCCAATATTTAAGAAGtcacaaaaaaacaaaag ATGAAGATATTGTGGCAATGTTTGGAGTAAACCATGGAAAGCCACTTTATTATATAACCAAAGAAGAGATAAATTCTTGTCTTCAAGTCCTAAAGCATGTTAATAGTCCG GTGGTAAAGACATTTATGTTTTTATTGAACATAGAGTGGAACAAGGAAGGAGTAGTTAAAGGTGGAAAATATGCATTTGATCCAGATGTGTCA GTCTCGATGGTTTGGGAGCCAGAGGTTCTTCACCAGATGCTTGgtttttcttcttccttcccCTCTTTAGAGGTTCACCATCTTCATCAGATGCTTGGTTATCCTTCTTCTTTCCCCTCCTTAGAGTTTCACCTAGTGACCTACGAGCTTTACTCTTTTCACGACCTTTTGTACGGACGACATCTGGATTACTATACTTAA
- the LOC130472214 gene encoding protein FAR1-RELATED SEQUENCE 6-like — translation MGIKSKYEFILSYFSRNNQEKVIVYEVDKLFQTGRREYRLRCYRTTEIGGGGGVGGDGGEKKACTGARLGAGGLRTVGLRRLPRVLSTLVGRLARVSATALGWECISRPLEISRYWDLDVKAIVASMAGSGCSSVMPIILGGAGLGEGGGSVDGQGLQMASQEPEDLELVEVPKVGMSFPSIEDAFDMVQKYAFSVGFGFVKFSHSTNKAGICVYHKFACHKGGTRKERNYKRERKRPVARTNCPAKVNLAQREGGRWKITQVNVEHNHDMDPRNSRFLNAHRTVPSLLKRRFEMFDATGVKMSKVIRAVTAEAGGPENMPCLPRDCRNYVDKARRERFGGVDAEALYILFTRMQKVSRDFYFEIDATVDGRMKNVFWIDDRSRAAYKEFNDVVTFDTTYLLNKYKMPFAPFVGVNHHGHSILLGCALISNEEAKTFEWLFKTWLQAMGGKAPEAIITDQCPSIGKGISIVFPHARHRWCLWHILVKFPEKCGGFKKYDELRKAFLDVVYENLIVDEFENKWAQMIKDFKLEENNWFQTLYEGREKWVPVFLKDKFWAGMSSSQRSESMNAYFDGYVHSKTPLKSFVEQYEMALGDKIEKEIFADAQCMNADIRCMTTFEMEKQFQKAYTHNLFKKVQDELMAMVYCEADLAIEDSLVFEYKVTERNDIGGGKVIMKDYKVLFDSSTMEVNCICRLFDWKGFLCRHAFKVLFKRNLTLVHERYILRRWRKDVEREHGNIKLLGIGVSLCRKCDRECIKRFIRWYMDKISKRRNSR, via the exons ATGGGGATCAAATCCAAATACGAATTCATATTAAGTTACTTTAGCAGAAATAATCAGGAGAAAG TTATAGTTTATGAAGTAGACAAACTTTTCCAGACGGGTCGGAGAGAGTACAGGCTCCGCTGTTACAGAACTACAGAG ataggaggaggaggaggagttgGTGGAGATGGCGGTGAGAAAAAAGCGTGTACTGGAGCTCGCTTAGGTGCTGGTGGTCTGCGGACTGTTGGTCTTCGCCGTCTGCCAAGAGTCTTAAGCACCCTTGTGGGTCGTCTTGCGAGGGTGTCTGCCACTGCTCTTGGTTGGGAGTGTATTAGTCGGCCGCTTGAAATCTCGAGGTATTGGGACTTGGATGTCAAGGCTATAGTGGCTAGCATG GCTGGTAGTGGGTGTTCTAGTGTTATGCCGATAATTCTTGGTGGAGCAGGACTAGGTGAAGGTGGTGGGTCGG TGGATGGCCAGGGTTTGCAG atGGCTTCTCAAGAACCTGAAGATCTTGAGCTTGTCGAAGTACCTAAGGTGGGCATGTCGTTCCCGTCAATTGAAGATGCATTTGATATGGTACAAAAGTATGCGTTTTCTGTGGGTTTTGGATTTGTGAAATTTTCTCATTCAACCAATAAAGCGGGAATTTGTGTTTATCATAAGTTTGCTTGTCACAAGGGAGGGACGAGGAAGGAAAGAAATTACAAGAGGGAAAGGAAAAGACCAGTGGCGAGAACTAATTGTCCGGCTAAAGTTAATCTTGCACAAAGAGAGGGTGGTCGATGGAAAATTACACAAGTGAATGTGGAACACAATCATGACATGGATCCAAGAAATTCTCGGTTCTTAAATGCGCATAGGACTGTGCCATCACTTTTAAAAAGAAGATTCGAGATGTTTGATGCAACTGGTGTTAAGATGAGCAAAGTCATTAGAGCAGTAACTGCAGAAGCTGGTGGGCCAGAGAACATGCCTTGTCTACCTAGAGATTGTCGTAATTATGTTGATAAAGCTCGGAGGGAAAGATTTGGAGGAGTTGATGCTGAAGCTCTTTATATCCTTTTTACAAGGATGCAGAAGGTTAGTcgagatttttattttgaaattgatgCTACTGTAGATGGTAGGATGAAAAATGTGTTTTGGATTGATGATAGGAGTCGTGCAGCTTATAAGGAATTTAATGATGTAGTAACTTTTGACACCACATATTTGTTAAACAAATATAAAATGCCATTTGCCCCATTTGTTGGAGTAAACCACCATGGTCATTCCATATTATTAGGGTGTGCTTTGATTAGCAATGAAGAAGCTAAAACATTTGAATGGTTGTTCAAAACTTGGTTACAAGCAATGGGTGGAAAAGCACCCGAAGCCATAATAACAGACCAATGCCCTAGTATAGGAAAGGGAATTAGTATCGTATTCCCACATGCTAGGCATAGGTGGTGTTTGTGGCATATTCTTGTAAAGTTTCCTGAAAAATGTGGGGGATTTAAGAAGTATGACGAATTGAGAAAGGCATTTTTGGATGTAGTATATGAGAACCTGATTGTGGATGAGTTTGAAAATAAATGGGCTCAAATGATAAAAGATTTTAAGTTGGAAGAAAATAATTGGTTTCAAACTTTGTATGAAGGAAGAGAGAAATGGGTACCTgtttttttaaaagataaatTTTGGGCGGGAATGTCTTCCTCACAGCGAAGTGAGAGTATGAATGCATACTTTGATGGGTATGTACATAGCAAAACACCACTAAAATCATTTGTGGAGCAGTATGAAATGGCATTGGGTGACAAAATTGAGAAGGAAATATTCGCTGATGCTCAATGCATGAATGCAGATATTCGATGTATGACTACGTTTGAAATGGAGAAACAGTTCCAGAAAGCGTACACCCATAATTTGTTTAAGAAGGTACAAGATGAGCTTATGGCAATGGTGTATTGTGAAGCAGATTTAGCAATTGAAGATAGTCTTGTATTTGAATACAAGGTGACAGAAAGAAATGATATAGGTGGAGGAAAAGTGATAATGAAGGATTACAAGGTATTATTTGATAGTTCTACCATGGAGGTTAATTGCATATGTAGATTGTTTGATTGGAAGGGCTTTTTATGTAGACATGCTTTTAAGGTTCTATTCAAGAGAAACTTGACACTAGTACATGAAAGGTACATATTAAGACGATGGAGGAAAGATGTCGAAAGGGAACACGGTAACATCAAACTTCTTGGAATTGGAG TGTCACTATGTAGAAAATGTGATAGAGAATGTATCAAAAGATTTATTAGATGGTACATGGATAAAATCTCTAAGCGGAGAAATAGTAGATAA